The genomic window ttcttattatttttttatatatctatctataaagatattttgatcattttaattttaaatcattaaatttTAACGATGTCTaggtatatatgtaaaaaaatattttataaaaatatatgtatatcaattttgaaagaatatttatttaatttagaatatttaaaaaatatatatatatatattaatattatataataaataattttaaatttttataatatataaaataaattatttatgggtACGATCTATCAAATATAGTAATTTTACATCAGATCGCTACAAAATTCAGATCATCGGGATCTAATTTGGGTCGCCAAACGCTACCTACATGTATCACGCGAACCCTCCCTTGCGGGTTCAGTTTATCGCGTCCCACCTAAAAGCTCATCAGCGACCGAAGGTTCTCGACGCCCTCCTGCTGCTCTCCGCTCTTCTTCTCCGTTTCTCCGCCAAggttagtctctctctctctctctctctctctctctctttctccaatGGAGGAATCCGCCCATTTCCAAACCCTAGCCTCTTACCCCCAAACCCTCGATCCCTCCAATCCATCGCTCCAAACCCGAGATCGCCCTCCCTCTTTCGAAACCCTCGACCCCCGCAACCACTTCCCCCCTCTCCCACCCCCCGAAAACGCACCTCCTATACCGCCGTCCGACCAAGCCGATGGCCGGTCTCCCTCCTCTGCCGCTGCCGCGGAGAGGCCGCTGGTCTTAGAGAACGGCCGGGCCGCCGTGACCCACAGCGGCACCGACAAGGATGTGTCCGGCGGGGAGGAGGAGATCAACAGCCGGCGCCGCCGCCGCCGCAGCCGCTGGGACCCTCCGGCGGAGTCCGGCGACAGCGCCGGCGATGGATCTGGTGGCGGCCGGAAGCGGAAGACCCGGTGGGCCGACGAGGAGCCCAAGCCAGTCGGCCAGCTCCCCGACTTCATGAAGGACTTCGCCGCCGACCTCGACCCCGAGGTCCAGGCCCTCAACTTAAGGCTTCTTGAAATCAACCGGCTTCTTCAATCCGGCATGCCCCAAGATGACCGGCCTGAGGGCGCCCGCTCCCCCTCCCCGGAGCCAATCTACGACAACATGGGCATCAGGATCAATACTCGGGAGTATCGGGCAAGGGAGCGGCTGACGAAGGAGCGGCAGGAAATCATCTCCCAGCTCATTTGCCGGAACCCAGCGTTCAAGCCCCCAGCCGACTACCGCCCTCCCAAGCTCCAGAAGAAGCTCTACATCCCCATGAAAGAGTATCCAGGCTACAATTTCATCGGCCTTATCATTGGGCCCAGGGGCAACACCCAGAAGAGGATGGAGAAGGAGACTGGCGCCAAGATTGTGATCCGGGGCAAAGGGTCCATCAAAGAAGGGAGATTGCAGCAGAAGAGGGATCTGAAGCCGGATCCGTCAGAAAATGAGGACTTGCACGTGTTGGTCGAGGCCGAGACTCAGGAGTCTTTGGATGCTGCTGCTGCAATGGTGGAGAAGCTTTTGACGCCGGTCGATGAAGTACTGAATGAGCACAAGAGGCAGCAGCTGAGAGAGCTCGCTGCGCTTAACGGAACCATCAGAGATGACGAGTTTTGTAGGCTGTGTGGCGAGCCCGGGCACCGACAGTATGCCTGCCCTGCTCGAACTACCACCTTTAAGAGCGATGTCCAGTGTAAGATCTGTGGCGATGGAGGGCATCCCACGATTGATTGCCCCATGAAAGGATCCGGGAAGAAGATGGACGATGAGTACCAGAATTTCTTGGCCGAGCTTGGTGGGACGGCTCCAGAGTCTCTAACCAAGCAGAGCTCGACATTAGCTATTGGTTCGGGCTCTTCAGGGAGCAATCCACCTTGGGCTGGTGGTAGTGGTGCTGGGGCCGCGGCAGGCACTGGAGCGGCCAATGGGATCAAGAAGGAATACGACGAGACAAACTTGTATATAGGATATCTGCCGCCTACTCTCGATGATGATGGATTGATCAGACTATTCTCTTCATTTGGGGATATTGTGATGGCTAAGGTTATCAAGGATAGGACCACTGGACTGAGCAAAGGCTATGGCTTTGTGAAGTATGCAGATGTTTCTATGGCTAATGCTGCAATTGCTGCTATGAATGGATATCATCTAGAAGGCAGAGTTATAGCTGTAAGAGTAGCAGGGAAGCCTCCTCAGCCGGCTGTGACCCCTGGTCCTCCCGCTTCTGTGGCACCTACATTTCCTTCTCAACAGTATATGGCTGGTGGGCCTGTTGCAAACCCTCCACCACCACCTGGTAGCTATGCACCAGTTCCGTGGGGTCCCCCGGTCCCCTCTCCATATGCTCCATATCCTCCACCACCAGGTTCAAGCATGTATACCCCTGTTCAAGGCCAGTCTGTGCCGCCTTATGGTGTGCAGTACCCTCCTCCGGCACAGAATGTTCCTCCTGGCACTGCACCTCAAACTTCAACTTCAAGGGAATCAGTGCAGAGTTATCCTCCTGGCGCGCAATCACAGAGCACTACCACACCAGTCCAGCCTGTGCAGAACAGTGTCTACAGCAGTACTGTTGCTCCAAGTGTTCCTCCAATGTATCCGCCTCCACCTCCTTATGGGTATGCACCTTATTACTCGGCAGTTCCACCGCCAGTACTGCCTCCAACTGTTGATCCCACTCAGAGCATCGCAAATGCACCATGGGTCTCCAATCCACCGGCGCCCCAGCCTGCTTCAACTGCAGAACAATCAGTAACTGGGGGTGCTGACACGGAGTATGAGAAATTCATGTCAGAGATGAAGTGATGTCGACTATCATGCATTTTGCTTCTGCACTGAAAGGTAAGACTTCATCTTGTCTCCACTTGCTCT from Elaeis guineensis isolate ETL-2024a chromosome 9, EG11, whole genome shotgun sequence includes these protein-coding regions:
- the LOC105042126 gene encoding splicing factor-like protein 1; its protein translation is MEESAHFQTLASYPQTLDPSNPSLQTRDRPPSFETLDPRNHFPPLPPPENAPPIPPSDQADGRSPSSAAAAERPLVLENGRAAVTHSGTDKDVSGGEEEINSRRRRRRSRWDPPAESGDSAGDGSGGGRKRKTRWADEEPKPVGQLPDFMKDFAADLDPEVQALNLRLLEINRLLQSGMPQDDRPEGARSPSPEPIYDNMGIRINTREYRARERLTKERQEIISQLICRNPAFKPPADYRPPKLQKKLYIPMKEYPGYNFIGLIIGPRGNTQKRMEKETGAKIVIRGKGSIKEGRLQQKRDLKPDPSENEDLHVLVEAETQESLDAAAAMVEKLLTPVDEVLNEHKRQQLRELAALNGTIRDDEFCRLCGEPGHRQYACPARTTTFKSDVQCKICGDGGHPTIDCPMKGSGKKMDDEYQNFLAELGGTAPESLTKQSSTLAIGSGSSGSNPPWAGGSGAGAAAGTGAANGIKKEYDETNLYIGYLPPTLDDDGLIRLFSSFGDIVMAKVIKDRTTGLSKGYGFVKYADVSMANAAIAAMNGYHLEGRVIAVRVAGKPPQPAVTPGPPASVAPTFPSQQYMAGGPVANPPPPPGSYAPVPWGPPVPSPYAPYPPPPGSSMYTPVQGQSVPPYGVQYPPPAQNVPPGTAPQTSTSRESVQSYPPGAQSQSTTTPVQPVQNSVYSSTVAPSVPPMYPPPPPYGYAPYYSAVPPPVLPPTVDPTQSIANAPWVSNPPAPQPASTAEQSVTGGADTEYEKFMSEMK